Proteins from one Candida orthopsilosis Co 90-125, chromosome 2 draft sequence genomic window:
- a CDS encoding Rps27a ribosomal protein S27 has translation MVLVQDLLHPNSETEKHTYKLKKLVQEPNSYFIDIKCPGCFNIATVFSHAQTAIACEKCSNLLCTPTGGKAKLAEGSSFRRK, from the coding sequence ATGGTTTTAGTACAAGATTTATTACACCCAAATTCAGAAACTGAAAAACACACttacaagttgaaaaagttggttCAAGAACCAAACTCTTATTTCATTGACATCAAATGTCCAGGATGCTTTAATATTGCTACTGTATTCAGTCATGCTCAAACTGCTATTGCTTGTGAAAAATGTTCCAATTTGTTGTGCACCCCAACTGGTGGTAAGGCAAAATTAGCTGAAGGTTCATCATTTAGAAGAAAGTAG
- a CDS encoding Rsm22 protein (S. cerevisiae homolog RSM22 is structural constituent of mitochondrial small ribosomal subunit) has translation MSFNRGVSFTRNRIGFIIRRQHTLPHIQQRKRVNQEFDFDFIKTEDRSRAEILKKYLPQDQVASHLEEDDSLKFEERSPFRNTDGTLIKGHNALEARLDDRTLQGRVDHSVTILPPEIAKTIQNNILSTTIPAKLRERVVSVYQNLQKNQIQQAPSSELDCNAHIAALFLQDYSHVKQVIGELRQRVGHSKFNPRRVLDIGYGPATGIVALNEIMGQDWVPEEKDAYIVGRRNNEMKKRAKIILSRQVNENLRNVETNEQPTEEKEYVGPIDAKKIEIRTKLRDSMPVTKNYDLIIVHHSLLTREYNFPNDVDENMRMILRLLAPKGHLVLVERGNSVGFETIARARQLMIRPENFPHELGKIPRPYLKGSSGKPQHLKKEDNMISEEDIEFEKEMLAQLDLEEAREQGLNLESELDEKFGKIDHNELKFDEENDPDFDVLDVEASSSESSFDKIDYHLKVIAPCPHHRKCPLQLGDPKYYKIPSHKHRLNFCSFSKIVERPNYTMELKKGKKLAVKWDKNSIDGIGTLSRGELKKLGGKGRPGGRDTEDGSYSYLIVERSDNNEESISHINNLRDFSNHDNSPIDQDDINNWPRIIRTPDKLKKNVKLTVCSNEGDVETWQIPRSLGKQAYHDARKVQLGDLWALDKKTNIKKQPISNEIKSKLDALYKSHKKTFKKEQQRKIWKKKVGVSESEFDDGFLATEMMASKLENSRSYKKRGRQLDINPDEYEGK, from the coding sequence ATGAGCTTTAATCGAGGAGTATCATTTACAAGGAACAGGATAGGATTTATCATACGAAGACAGCATACTCTACCGCATATACAACAAAGGAAACGGGtcaatcaagaatttgatttcgATTTTATAAAGACAGAGGATAGATCAAGAGcagaaattttgaaaaaatatttACCACAAGATCAAGTTGCGAGCCAccttgaagaagatgactCActaaaatttgaagaaagatCCCCATTTAGGAATACTGATGGTACATTAATCAAAGGTCACAATGCTTTGGAAGCTAGGCTCGATGATCGTACTCTACAAGGAAGAGTTGACCACTCTGTTACAATCTTACCACCTGAAATTGCCAAAACAATTCAGAACAACATTTTGAGTACCACAATACCGGCAAAGCTAAGAGAACGTGTGGTCTCGGTGTATCAGAACTTGCAAAAGAACCAGATTCAGCAAGCACCACTGAGTGAGCTTGATTGTAATGCACATATTGCAGCACTTTTCTTACAAGATTATAGCCATGTTAAACAAGTGATTGGTGAATTAAGGCAAAGGGTTGGTCATAGCAAGTTCAATCCAAGGAGAGTATTGGATATTGGTTATGGGCCAGCAACAGGTATTGTGGCACTAAATGAAATTATGGGGCAGGATTGGGTTCCCGAAGAGAAAGACGCCTACATAGTTGGAAGGAGGAATAACgaaatgaaaaaaaggGCCAAAATAATATTATCAAGGCAAGtaaatgaaaatttaaGAAACGTGGAAACCAACGAGCAACCAACTGAGGAGAAGGAGTATGTGGGACCAATCGATGCGaagaagattgaaattCGAACTAAGTTAAGGGATAGTATGCCGGTGACAAAGAATTATGACCTAATCATTGTTCATCACTCATTGTTAACCAGAGAGTACAATTTTCCCAATGACGTTGATGAGAATATGAGAATGATCTTAAGATTACTTGCACCAAAGGGacatttggttttggttgAGCGAGGAAACTCTGTCGGATTCGAGACTATTGCAAGAGCAAGACAGTTGATGATACGCCCAGAGAATTTCCCACATGAATTGGGTAAAATTCCTCGACCATACCTCAAAGGATCAAGTGGTAAACCACAACACTTGAAAAAAGAGGATAACATGATtagtgaagaagatattgaatttgaaaaagaaatgttgGCTCAGTTGGATTTAGAGGAGGCTAGAGAGCAAGGtctcaatttggaaagtgaattggatgagaaatttggcaaaatcGACCATAATGAGTTGAAATTTGACGAAGAGAATGATCCTGATTTTGACGTGCTTGATGTTGAGGCATCTTCGAGCgaatcttcttttgataaaatagATTACCATCTAAAAGTTATTGCACCATGTCCTCACCATAGAAAGTGTCCTTTGCAATTGGGGGATCCAAAGTATTATAAAATTCCATCACACAAACACAGGTTAAATTTCTGTTCgttttccaaaatagtTGAAAGGCCCAACTATACaatggaattgaaaaagggtAAGAAATTGGCTGTAAAATGGGATaagaattcaattgatggaaTTGGGACCCTTAGTCGGGGTGAATTAAAAAAACTTGGTGGTAAAGGTAGACCGGGTGGTAGGGATACTGAAGATGGTTCTTATTCTTAtttaattgttgaaagaagcGACAACAACGAGGAATCGATTTCgcatatcaacaatttacGTGATTTTAGTAATCATGACAATTCACCAATAGATCAAGAtgatatcaacaactgGCCTAGAATTATTAGAACTCCTGATAAACTTAAAAAGAATGTTAAATTAACCGTTTGTTCTAATGAAGGAGATGTGGAAACGTGGCAAATTCCTCGGTCATTGGGTAAACAAGCTTATCATGATGCAAGAAAAGTTCAATTGGGTGACTTGTGGGCATTGGATAAAAAGACGAATATTAAGAAGCAGccaatatcaaatgaaatcaaatccaagTTGGACGCATTATACAAGAGTCATAAAAAGACATTCAAAAAGGAGCAACAACGTaagatttggaagaagaaggttGGAGTTAGTGAAagtgaatttgatgatggatTTTTAGCAACAGAAATGATGGCAAgtaaattggaaaatagTCGATCTTATAAAAAACGAGGCAGACAATTGGATATCAATCCGGATGAATATGAAGGGAAGTGA
- a CDS encoding Mtm1 protein (S. cerevisiae homolog MTM1 has metallochaperone activity, has role in manganese ion transport and to mitochondrion) codes for MSLSSELAAGIEDNDLSFGDDKDKMFPQRRGNEQNVITDENISVTQRMISACSGSLITSLVVTPFDVIRIRIQQQEILPQNEPCCHVHYPEHFVKRLPKQEAAALASSPELFWIHNKYCRPGTEQCTRITSTFQGFSTISKHEGVATLWRGLSLTLLMAIPSNIIYFTGYEYIRDHSPFGNSSFNPLLCGALARIMSATFVAPAELIKTQLQSIPSDSRNSSHVLSHLLRDSMALVKKNGTSTLFKGLQITLWRDVPFSGIYWSSYEICKKQIARVLKTDFNNTTSGGADDWKVFTTSFLSGSISGAIAAFFTNPFDVGKTRLQITMDDGDVKHKPKTNMFKFLANIYKNEGVGALYSGFGPRVMKIAPACAIMISSYEVGKKLFKNGNVSND; via the coding sequence ATGTCCCTTTCATCTGAACTAGCTGCTGGAATAGAAGACAACGATTTGtcatttggtgatgataaAGACAAAATGTTTCCGCAACGAAGAGGAAATGAACAAAATGTTATAACTGATGAGAATATTTCAGTAACACAACGAATGATTAGTGCTTGTTCTGGAAGCTTAATAACTTCGTTAGTTGTGACGCCATTTGACGTAATACGAATCAGAATTCAGCAACAAGAAATCCTACCGCAGAACGAGCCTTGTTGCCATGTCCATTATCCTGAGCATTTTGTAAAGCGTTTACCAAAACAAGAGGCAGCAGCTTTGGCCAGTTCACCGGAACTATTTTGGATACACAACAAGTATTGTCGTCCGGGAACAGAACAATGCACGCGTATCACATCAACATTTCAGGGATTTTCCACGATATCCAAACACGAAGGTGTTGCCACATTATGGCGTGGGTTATCGTTAACTTTACTAATGGCGATCCCATCGaatattatttattttactGGATACGAATACATTCGGGATCATTCACCATTTGGAAATTCGTCCTTCAACCCATTACTTTGTGGGGCATTGGCTCGTATCATGTCCGCCACATTTGTTGCACCAGCagaattgatcaagacaCAGTTGCAATCGATACCCAGTGATTCTAGGAATTCGTCTCATGTGTTAAGTCATCTTTTGAGAGATTCCATGGCATTGGTTAAGAAGAATGGTACTTCCACTTTGTTCAAGGGGTTGCAAATCACACTTTGGAGAGATGTTCCTTTTTCTGGAATATACTGGTCATCATACGAAATATGCAAGAAACAGATTGCTCGTGTATTGAAAACGGACTTTAACAATACCACTAGCGGCGGTGCTGACGATTGGAAAGTGTTTACAACATCGTTTTTGTCGGGGTCTATATCCGGTGCCATTGCTGCCTTTTTCACTAATCCTTTTGATGTTGGGAAAACGAGGCTTCAGATAACCATGGATGATGGGGATGTTAAGCATAAACCAAAGACAAACATGTTTAAGTTCTTGGCAaacatttacaaaaatgaagGCGTGGGAGCATTATATTCGGGTTTTGGTCCAAGAGTAATGAAGATTGCCCCTGCATGTGCAATCATGATATCATCATATGAGGTGGGtaaaaaacttttcaaaaatgggAATGTGTCGAATGATTAA
- a CDS encoding Kog1 TORC1 subunit — MVTEDPAASQQLVVHEDSRRTTPTNDKMRHGFGEDYNSENFLNTLADTFYIYYDDKRHSTTGNPLTKEMKNSPKYYKNFQPILDWKIMKERQKTISAVLVMCLNLGVDPPDVMKTYPCAKLEAWCDPTTFTDTKKAIENIGKNLQSQYETLSLRTRYKQSLDPCVEDVKRFCNTLRRNAKDERILFHYNGHGVPQPTTSGEIWVFNRGYTQYIPISLYDLQTWLGAPVIFVYDCNSAGNIVHNFKKFVQKRIDDDNEGNHDVSAPSPTSAYLDCIQLAACKSNELLPMSPDLPADLFTCCLTCPIDISIKWFIMQSSLKKSYYDSLPKNQIGNVIVPGKLTDRRTPLGELNWIFTAITDTIAWTSLSRPIFKRLFRQDLMVAALFRNFLLAKRIMPHLNCNPISDPPLPDSVKHHPMWDSWDLAIDQVLSQLLKTAKEEEPLNQNVNHVSLSVANGSAISNGSSSLPMPHANGSSLIVPTTQNLGNYQHSTFFEQQLTAFEIWLKYAGPSTKEPPEQLPIVLQVLLSQVHRLRALILLSKFLDLGPWGVYLSLSIGIFPYVLKLLQSPAQELKPVLIFIWARIMAIDYKGTQQELCKDKGYNYFYQILNSSPQSQTGSHGGVGSSTSGALLINDDHKAMSAFILTLFIKDFRNGQRLCFSSEVVTNCIRFIQTSENPLLRQWCGLLLSQLWNKYPDGKWVVYKDGYINQLSLLVNDPIPEVRTSIVLALTNFLSDPTLSGQSQQTQQRQPQFNSTSEARKDEMRQQDLKLANVVLGLLGDGSPIVRKELVFFVNKFIKTYSRFFLVVAFNQLEEEIVLLDNPNVLNEFRKRSPAYGSIFSSIWKALLILSEDPHCEVKHMAEIVIDYVMVNLNDSELGPIVKEMQGYLLSKSTLSISESFMSGTPILSKPLGEKRQVSSASVINRKNNLLINGSSLKTRAVSSNDHSSESKSDNESITSKIKNLSMSKLLKSLHLNEESDMKSFSSILTSGPVPSRYGAEYKPKSAFYKTRNFSELPELPAESDFFEYSCEYFQEPQMSKNETDEPGSKEYIKRLWRRNRNELIIQETQSQKEMALRGDWNKSVKVLNNISQPKCIKFTQFEKILVASDEKDNVTIWDWGRSKTVKKFSNGNPFGTKITDLKFLNEDDQPLLYTGSSDGVVKIYKNFHSDENFDNEDNDESYDPYRGNRINQRHDYFEESNNDVFTNKIELVTGWRALTDLLLTAKSSGLVSEWQQSRGSLLVSGDVKVIRIWDAPRELCLSDIPARSSSSITSLTSDQVAGNIFIAGFDDGSIRVYDQRLDARESMVRTWKSTRQPNGQSSRNVGYGSIKNVQMQRGGYRELISGSSDGYVNLWDIRLNDPILTYNAPGNQIRSIDVHEHAPVLATGSKSVNIWSTAGDDLTILKNPSHEKYLTTNRGINYLSSVTFHPHRMMLATNYTQDANINIYTCADVVSEY, encoded by the coding sequence ATGGTAACAGAGGATCCCGCCGCTTCGCAACAACTTGTTGTCCATGAAGACTCTCGACGAACAACCCCAACGAACGACAAAATGAGACACGGGTTTGGTGAAGACTACAATTCagaaaactttttgaacaCTCTCGCCGACACCTTCTATATCTATTATGATGATAAACGGCACAGTACTACTGGAAATCCGTTAACTAAGGAAATGAAGAATAGTCCCAAGTATTACAAAAACTTTCAGCCTATACTCGACTGGAAAATAATGAAAGAAAGACAAAAGACCATTAGTGCGGTGTTGGTAATGTGTCTCAATCTAGGTGTTGATCCACCAGATGTTATGAAAACTTACCCTTGTGCTAAACTCGAAGCTTGGTGTGACCCCACTACTTTCACTGATACTaaaaaagcaattgaaaacattggTAAGAATTTGCAGTCACAGTACGAAACCCTTTCACTACGAACTAGGTATAAACAATCATTAGATCCGTGCGTGGAAGATGTGAAACGATTTTGCAACACGTTAAGACGGAATGCTAAGGATGAACGAATTCTCTTCCATTATAATGGACACGGAGTGCCACAACCGACTACAAGTGGAGAAATTTGGGTGTTTAATCGTGGCTATACTCAATATATACCTATCTCACTTTACGATTTGCAAACTTGGCTTGGTGCTCCAGTGATTTTTGTATATGACTGCAACAGTGCTGGTAATATTGttcacaatttcaaaaaatttgtgCAAAAACGGATAGATGATGATAACGAAGGCAATCACGACGTCAGTGCACCCTCGCCAACATCGGCCTATCTTGACTGCATCCAGTTAGCAGCATGTAAAAGCAATGAACTTTTGCCAATGAGTCCTGACCTTCCTGCTGACTTGTTCACATGTTGTCTTACTTGCCCCATTGATATCAGTATAAAGTGGTTTATAATGCAAAGCTCACTCAAAAAGAGCTACTATGACTCGCTACcgaaaaatcaaatagGAAATGTTATCGTTCCCGGAAAATTGACCGACCGAAGAACGCCCTTGGGGGAACTTAACTGGATTTTCACAGCAATCACTGATACAATAGCATGGACCTCCCTTTCAAGACCAATTTTCAAACGCCTTTTCCGTCAAGACTTAATGGTGGCTGCGTTGTTTCGTAATTTCTTGCTAGCAAAGAGGATTATGCCCCATTTGAATTGTAATCCAATCAGCGATCCACCGTTACCAGACTCTGTCAAACACCATCCGATGTGGGATTCTTGGGATTTGgcaattgatcaagttcTTTCACAATTGTTAAAGACGGCCAAGGAGGAAGAGCCCTTGAATCAAAATGTGAATCACGTGCTGCTCTCTGTAGCAAATGGACTGGCGATAAGTAATGGCAGCAGCTCACTCCCAATGCCACATGCAAATGGCTCATCATTAATCGTACCCACAACACAAAATTTGGGAAATTACCAgcattcaactttttttgaACAGCAATTGACTGCTTTTGAGATTTGGTTGAAGTACGCAGGTCCATCGACGAAAGAGCCACCAGAGCAGTTACCAATAGTCTTACAAGTATTGTTGTCCCAAGTACACCGATTGAGAGCCTTGATCttactttcaaaatttttagACTTGGGGCCATGGGGGGTTTATTTGTCGTTATCTATTGGAATTTTTCCTTATGTGTTGAAGCTTTTGCAAAGTCCAGCCCAGGAGTTGAAACCAGTGTTGATATTTATATGGGCAAGGATTATGGCTATCGACTACAAAGGCACTCAACAAGAGTTATGCAAAGACAAGGGGTACAATTACTTTTACCAGATTTTAAATTCCTCACCACAAAGCCAAACAGGTTCTCACGGAGGGGTTGGATCTAGCACATCTGGTGCATTATTGATTAACGATGATCACAAGGCAATGAGTGCTTTCATTTTGACCCTATTTATAAAAGACTTCAGAAACGGTCAGAGACTATGCTTCTCGAGTGAAGTTGTCACCAACTGCATAAGGTTTATTCAAACGAGTGAAAATCCTTTGTTGAGACAGTGGTGTGGCTTGCTACTCTCTCAATTATGGAACAAGTATCCCGATGGCAAGTGGGTGGTTTACAAAGATGGTTATATCAATCAGTTATCATTGCTTGTAAATGATCCTATTCCAGAAGTTCGCACATCGATTGTTCTTGCACTAACAAATTTTCTTTCCGATCCCACATTGTCTGGCCAATCTCAACAAACGCAACAGCGACAGCcacaattcaattcaacatctGAGGCCAGAAAAGACGAAATGAGGCAGCAAGATTTGAAACTCGCTAATGTTGTTTTGGGTCTCTTGGGAGACGGATCCCCAATTGTTCGAAAAGAATTGGTGTTTTTCGTCAACAAATTTATAAAAACTTATTCCAGATTCTTCTTGGTGGTTGCTTTCAACCAGTTGGAGGAGGAGATTGTACTTCTCGATAACCCAAAcgttttgaatgaatttaGGAAACGATCTCCAGCATATGGATCCATATTTAGTTCAATATGGAAGGcacttttgatattgtCTGAGGATCCACACTGTGAGGTAAAACATATGGCTGAAATTGTGATCGATTACGTCatggtgaatttgaatgaCAGTGAGTTGGGCCCAATAGTTAAGGAAATGCAAGGATACTTGTTGAGTAAATCAACACTCAGTATAAGTGAAAGTTTTATGTCTGGGACGCCTATTTTGAGCAAGCCTTTGGGAGAAAAGAGACAAGTGTCGAGTGCATCAGTGATCAATAGAAAGAACAATTTGCTCATTAACGGCTCGTCGTTGAAGACAAGGGCAGTTTCGTCAAATGACCATTCATCTGAAAGTAAATCTGACAACGAGTCCATTACTTcgaaaatcaaaaatttatcTATGTcgaaattgttgaaaagctTACACTTGAATGAGGAATCAGATATGAAAAGCTTTAGTAGTATTTTAACTTCAGGTCCAGTTCCTAGTCGGTATGGTGCCGAATACAAGCCCAAATCTGCCTTTTACAAGACTCGGAATTTTTCTGAATTGCCTGAACTACCAGCTGAATCTGATTTCTTCGAGTACAGCTGTGAATACTTTCAGGAACCACAAATGTCTAAGAATGAGACCGATGAGCCGggatcaaaagaatatatCAAGAGGTTGTGGCGCAGGAATCgaaatgaattgattatTCAGGAAACCCAGTCGCAAAAGGAAATGGCATTACGTGGCGATTGGAATAAAAGTGTAAAGGTGTTGAACAACATTTCGCAGCCAAAATGTATCAAGTTCACAcagtttgaaaagattttggtTGCAAGTGATGAAAAGGATAACGTGACAATTTGGGATTGGGGAAGAAGTAAAACAGTTAAAAAGTTTTCTAATGGAAATCCTTTTGGAACCAAAATAACAGAtttgaagtttttgaaCGAAGACGATCAACCTTTGTTGTATACTGGCTCATCTGATGGAGTAGTaaagatttacaaaaattttcacAGTGATGAAAACTTTGATAACGAAGACAACGATGAGAGCTATGATCCATATAGAGGAAACAGAATCAATCAAAGGCATGATTATTTTGAAGAGAGCAACAACGATGTTTTTACGAACAAGATTGAGTTGGTCACTGGTTGGAGAGCTTTGACTGACTTGCTTCTCACGGCAAAAAGTTCTGGTCTCGTTTCTGAGTGGCAACAGTCAAGAGGATCCTTATTAGTTAGTGGTGATGTCAAAGTTATTCGTATATGGGATGCGCCACGTGAATTGTGTTTACTGGATATCCCTGCTAGGTCTTCCTCATCCATTACCAGCTTAACTTCTGATCAAGTCGCTGGAAACATTTTTATTGCAGGGTTCGATGACGGTAGCATTAGAGTCTATGACCAAAGGCTTGATGCGAGGGAGTCAATGGTTCGAACATGGAAGCTGACGAGACAGCCAAATGGGCAATCTTCTCGTAACGTTGGATATGGATCTATAAAGAATGTCCAAATGCAAAGAGGTGGGTACAGGGAGTTGATCAGTGGCTCTTCTGATGGGTATGTCAACTTGTGGGACATAAGATTAAATGATCCTATATTGACTTACAACGCCCCGGGCAATCAAATACGTAGTATTGATGTTCATGAACATGCTCCTGTTTTGGCAACGGGCTCCAAGTCGGTAAATATATGGTCAACTGctggtgatgatttaaCAATCTTGAAGAACCCGTCGCATGAAAAGTACTTGACAACGAATAGAGGTATCAATTATCTTTCAAGTGTCACTTTCCATCCACATAGAATGATGCTAGCTACAAACTACACGCAAGATGCTAACAttaatatatatacttGTGCAGATGTAGTTAGTGAATATTAA